GGAGACATCCGTGGTGGCCGTGATGTCGTTCTCGTGGCGGCAGACCAGATGGCCGTCCTTGGTGGGGACCAGGTCCTGCTCGATGATGTCCGCGCCCATGTCCAGGGCGAGCTGGTACGAGCCGAAAGTGTGCTCGGGCCGGTAGCCGCTGGCGCCGCGGTGGCCGATCACGGTGGGAACCGGCAGCTCATGGCCCCGGCCGGACGTTCCCGCGGCCGCGCCCGGCGCGGTCTGCGTCTCCGCGGCCGTCGCCGTGCCCGCACCGCTCAGCGCCATCGCTCCCGCACCGAGGGCCGCGGCCCCCAGCAGGGCGCGCCGTCCGGGCTTCTGCTCCCGCTCCATGCAGCACTCCTTGATGTGGTGTTCAACACCTGTCAAATCCCGTCAGAGAACGGCCTGATGGTAGGCGTGGGCGGCTTTCCTACGGGAGACATCGGGTGAAACGCGTGGGGAACGTGGGTCAACACGACGTACCAGGTGGGTGAACCTGGTGTGCGCCGGAGCGCGACCGGCGAGTATCGTCCTCATCGGCGCTCTGGTGCGGTACGAGGTTGACGGACCGTACACGGTTGCGTCCCAGACCTTGACCCCGACCGGAGGGCCCGTGTCCCGATTCGCGTTTCTGAAGGCAGTACTCGGTCCGCTGATGCGCCTGATGTTCCGCCCACGGGTCGAGGGGGCCGAGGGCATTCCGGGCTCGGGCCCGGTGATCCTCGCCGGGAACCATCTCACCTTCATCGACTCGATGATCCTGCCGCTGGTCTGTGACCGTCAGGTCTTCTTCATCGGCAAGGACGAGTACGTCACGGGCAAGGGCCTCAAGGGCCGGCTGATGGCCTGGTTCTTCACCGGCGTCGGCATGATCCCGGTGGACCGGGACGGCGGACGCGGCGGCGTGGCGGCGCTGATGACGGGGCGCCGGGTGCTGGAGGAGGGCAGGGTCTTCGGCATCTACCCCGAGGGCACCCGCTCCCCCGACGGCCGCCTCTACCGCGGCCGCACCGGTATCGCCCGCCTCGCGCTGATGACCGGCGCGCCCGTGGTGCCGTTCGCGATGATCGGGACCGACCGGATCCAGCCGGGCGGCAAGGGGCTGCCGCGGCCGGGCAAGGTCGAGGTCCGCTTCGGCAAGCCGCTGGAGTTCACCCGCTACGAGGGCATGGACCGCGACCGCTATGTGCTGCGGGCCGTGACCGACGAGGTGATGAGCGAGGTCATGCGGCTGTCGGGGCAGGAGTACGTGGACATTTACGCCACGAAGGCGAAGTCGGCCGCATAACGGCTGACGCCTGGTGTTTCGGGCGAACCGCGGCGGTCCGGTGTTCGGACCGCCGCGGTTCTGTGTCCGGGCGAGCGGCCGGGCGCCGTACGTTCGGGCAACACGGCTGTCTCGCGCACCGGTGAGCCGACGCTCCGGCCGGTGTCGTGGATCACCAGATGTGCGGAAGATCTGATTCCGCTACCCGCTGGTCACCACCGGGCACGGCCACTATGGTGCCGCGAGTGACCACGATGACCGTGCCCTCCCCCGACTTCGTGATGCTGCGCGGTCGGCGGTTCGCCGTGACCGATTTCGGCGGACCGGGCGACCCGGTCCTGGCCCTGCACGGCCACTTCGGCCGGGGCCGGATGTATGCGCCGCTGGCCGCCGCGCTCGCCCCCGAACGGCGGGTGATCGCCCTCGATCAGCGGGGGCACGGGCTGACCGGCGGCGGTGGCCCCTTCACGCTGGACGAGTACGTGGCCGACGCCGCCGCGCTGCTGCGGGAGCTGGACCTCGGCCCGGTCCCGGTCGTCGCCCACTCCACCGGCGCGGTCGGCGCGTACGCGCTGGCCGCCCGCCATCCGGATCTGGTGAGCGCGCTCGTCGTCGAGGACATCGGCGCGGTGACGGACCGTCCGGTGGTCAGCCATCCGGTGCTCGATGTCTCCGGGTGGCCGACCTGGGCCGTGGACCGGGAGAAGCTGCGCGCCGCCATAGAGTCCCGGGGCATCCCGGACGCCTCGTACTTCCTGGACAGCGCCGAGCCGGACCCGCAATCGGGCGGCTGGCGGCTGCTGTTCGAGCCCAGCCATATGATGGCGTCCCAGCAGGCGATGTGCGGTGACTTCTGGGACGACTGGCTGGGCTCGTCCTGCCCCGCGCTGCTGATGCGCGGCGAGCACAGCTCGCTGCTGCCGCCGGGCCATGCCCACGAGATGGCCACCCGCCGCCCCAACACGCGGCTCCGCGAGTTCGCCGGGTGCGGTCACTGGATCCATGACGACGCGCCCCGGCCGTACACCCGCGCGGTCCGTTCGTTCCTGAGCCTGCTGTAGCGGGTGCCCGGCGGTACGCGTACGCCTGCGGCGGGCCACGCGGCGGAGCCGCATATCGGTGCTTCCCCCCTCCCCGCCCCTTCCCTCAACTGGGGCTCCGCCCCAGACCCCGCTCCTCAATCTCCCCCAGCTACCGCTGGGAGGTGCCCCCTGGAGGGGCTGGAAGGCGGGGCTCCGCCCCAGACCAATCGCCGGCCGGGCTTGACGGCGAGCCGTCAAGCCCAGGGCAGCTCCGAGCGGTGCCGCCAGTAGGTCTCCGCAGGTTCGGCCAGTTCCTCCAGCTGGGCCAGCCGGGACTCGTCCAGGCGGAGGTCGGCGGCGGCCAGGTTGGACCGCAGCTGGTCGGTCGTGGCGGCGCCGGAGAGGACGACCGTCACCCAGGGGCGGTGCAGCACCGCGGCCAGCGCGACGGCGTCCGGAGTGGCACCCGTCTCCTCGGTCACCCGGCGCAGGGCCTCCGGAAGCCGCTCGGCCGCCGCGGTGAGCCGGCCATTGGCCACGGCCTCCTTGACGATGACCGCCCGGCCCGCCGCATGGGCCTCGGCCAGCGCCGCCCCGGCCGAGGGCTCCAGCAGGTTGTAGGTGGACTGGACGGTACGGAAGAGCGGCCGGCCGTCGACCTCCACGGCCAGCGCGGCGCGGATCGCCTCGGCCTGGCGTGGGCCGCTGGTGGACACGCCGACCGTCACGCCCTCCGCGGCCAGCCCGGCCAGCCGCGCGTGCAGCCCGGGGTCGGTGAGGGCCGGGCTCTCGGGGGTCACCGAGTGGATCTGGTAGAGGTCCAGCCGGTCGCCGAGCAGCGCGTCGGTCAGCTCGCGCTGGCGCTCGAAGGTCTCGACGCCATGGTCCTTGACCTCGTGGGTCTCGGCGTCCGTACGCCACTCGGCGACATACGTATAGCCCCACTTGGAGCCGACGACCACGTCCCGCGCGGCGTCCGGGCGCTCCAGCAGCCAGTCGGCGAGGAACTCCTCGGCCCGGCCGTAGGAGCGCGCCGCGTCCAGATAGCGCACCCCGGCGGCGTACGCGGCGTCCAGCAGCTCATGGCTGCGCCGCCGCATCACCTCGACCGGGCGCTCGGCCGGGAGGTCACGGTCCCGGCCGAGGTTGATGTAGGCGGGGCGGCCGACCGCGGCCAGGCCGAGCCCGATCCGGGCCGCCCCCGCCCCGGGGGCCGCGATCTCCGCGAGTCGTCCGACGCCCATGCTCCGTGTCCCCACCTCTCCCTTTCGGTCCGTCGCTGTCAGCGCTTGGCGCCCGCCCACGCGTACTGGGCGGCCAGGTCCTCCTTGACCTCCGCGAGCTGGGCCCGCACCGCCACGGGGGCGGTGCCGCCGCGGCCGCCGCGCGCGGCCAGCGCGCCCTGCACATTGAGGACGCCGCGGACCTCGGGCGTCAGATGCGGCGAGATCTTGGCGAACTGCTCGTCGGTGAGCTGGTCGAGCTCGATGCCCGTCCGCTCGCACTCCTTGACGCATTCCCCCGCGACCTCGTGTGCCACCCGGAACGGCACACCCTGCCGCACCAGCCATTCGGCGATGTCGGTGGCCAGCGAGAACCCGGCCGGGGCCAGCTCCTCCATGCGCTCGCGGTTGACGGTCAGCGTGGCCATCATCCCGGTGAAGGCCGGGAGCAGCACCTCCAGCTGGTCGCAGGAGTCGAAGACCGGCTCCTTGTCCTCCTGGAGGTCGCGGTTGTACGCGAGCGGCAGGGCCTTGAGCGTGGCCAGCAGCCCGGTGAGGTTGCCGATCAGCCGGCCGGACTTGCCGCGGGCGAGCTCCGCGATGTCCGGGTTCTTCTTCTGCGGCATGATCGAGGAGCCGGTGGAGAAGGCGTCGTGGAGGGTCACGAAGGAGAACTCCTTCGTGTTCCAGAGGATGATCTCCTCCGCGATCCGCGACAGATCGACGCCGATCATGGCGGTGATGAACGCGAACTCGGCGACGAAGTCACGGGAGGCCGTGCCGTCGAGCGAGTTGGCGGACGAGCCCCGCTCGAAGCCGAGGTCGGCCGCGACCGCCTGCGGGTCGAGACCCAGCGAGGACCCGGCCAGCGCGCCGGAGCCGTACGGCGAGACGGCGGTGCGCTCGTCCCACTGCCGCAGCCGCTCCGCGTCCCGGGACAGCGCCTGGACATGGGCGAGGACATGGTGGGCGAAGAGCACCGGCTGGGCGTGCTGGAGGTGCGTACGGCCGGGCATCGCGACGTCCGGATGCGCCTCCGCGAGCCCCACCAGGGCCTGCTGGAGGTCGGCGATCAGCCCGCCGACGATCCGGGCGTGGTCGCGCAGATACATCCGGAAGAGGGTGGCGATCTGGTCGTTCCGGGACCGTCCGGCCCGCAGCTTGCCGCCGAGGTCCGGGCCCAGCCGCTCCAGCAGTCCGCGCTCCAGGGCGGTGTGGACGTCCTCGTCGGCGATGGTGCCGGTGAAGTCGCCGGAGGCGACATCGGCCTCCAGCCGGTCCAGGCCCGCCAGCATCCGCTCCAGCTCATCGGGGTTAAGCAGCCCCGCCGTGTGCAGCACCCGGGCGTGGGCGCGGGATCCGGCGATGTCGTACGGCGCCAGGCGCCAGTCGAAGTGCACGGAGGCGCTGAGCTTCTCCAGTGCCTCGGACGGGCCGTCGGCGAAGCGGCCGCCCCAGAGCCGGACGTCGCCGCTGTTGCCGTTGCTCACGCTGTTGCTCCTGTCGGCTGTGGGTGTGCGACCGCCTCCCCGCCGCGGGGCGGGGAGGCGGCTCGTGACGCGTCGCGTACGTCGGGTACGCGGGCTTGACGCTGGTAGGCAGGCTACTGCTGGAGATCCCGCTTCGCGGCGATCTTGCTGGACATGCCGAAGATCTCGATGAAGCCCTTGGACAGCGACTGGTCGAAGGTGTCGCCGGTGTCGTAGGTCGCCAGGTGGAAGTCGTAGAGCGACGCCTGCGACTTCCGTCCGGTGACGACGGCCCGGCCGCCGTGCAGGGTCATCCGGATCTCGCCGGACACCTGCTCGTTCGCCTCGGCGATGAATCCGTCCAGGGCCCGCTTGAGCGGTGAGAACCACAGGCCGTCGTAGACCAGCTCGCCCCAGCGCTGCTCGACCTGCCGCTTGTAGCGGGCCAGCTCGCGCTCGACGGTGACGGCCTCCAGCTCCTGGTGGGCGGTGATCAGCGCGATGGCGCCGGGGGCCTCGTAGACCTCCCGCGACTTGATGCCCACCAGCCGGTCCTCGACCATGTCGATCCGGCCGACGCCCTGGGCGCCCGCCCGCTCGTTCAGCCGCTGGATGGCCTGGAGCACGGTGACGCGCTCGCCGTCGATCGCGACGGGGACGCCCTTGTCGAAGGTGATGACCACCTCGTCGGCCTCGCGCGGAGCGGCCGGGTTGGAGGTGTACTCGTAGACGTCCTCGATCGGCGCGTTCCAGATGTCCTCGAGGAAGCCGGTCTCCACGGCCCGCCCGAAGACGTTCTGGTCGATCGAGTACGGGGACTTCTTGCTGGTCGCGATCGGCAGGCCCTTGGCCTCGCAGAAGGCGATCGCCCTGTCCCGGGTCATCGCGTAGTCCCGGACCGGCGCGATGCAGGTCAGATCGGGGGCGAGGGAGGAGATACCGGCCTCGAACCGCACCTGGTCGTTCCCCTTGCCGGTGCAGCCGTGGGCGACGGTCCCGGCGCCGTGCTTGCGGGCGGCGGCCACCAGGTGCTTGACGATGGTCGGCCGGGACAGCGCGGAGACCAGCGGGTACCGGTCCATGTACAGCGCGTTGGCCTTGATCGCCGGAAGGCAGTACTCCTCGGCGAACTCGTCCTTGGCGTCCGCGACCTCCGCCTCGACCGCCCCGCAGGCGAGCGCGCGCTTGCGGATGACGTCCAGGTCCTCACCGCCCTGACCGACGTCCACGGCGACGGCGATGACCTCGGCACCCGTCTCCTCGGCGATCCAGCCGATGGCGACGGAGGTGTCCAGGCCGCCCGAGTAGGCGAGTACGACGCGCTCGGTCACGGGTGCCTCCTTACGATCCATGCGCTTCTCTGCATGATTATGCACTGGACCGTATGTTTCGTCAAAGCGGCGGGCTCCGGGCCCTCACCCGGTCACCGCTCCGTACGCCGCCGGACGTCCGCCATCAGCCTGTCCAGCAGCCCGGCGAGCACCGTGCGCTCCTCGTCCGACAGGCCGCGCACCAGCCTGGCCTCGCGGCCGAGCACGGTGTCGACGGACCGCTCGATGAGGGCGTGCCCCTCGGCCGTCAGACACACCAGGACGGTGCGCCGGCCGGTGGTCCCGGGTCTGCGCACGACGAGGCCGTCCCGCTCGGCCCGGGCGACGCGCTGCGAGATCGCTCCGGCGGTCACCATGGTCCGGCGGGCGATCTCGCGCGTGCTCAGGGCGTAGGGCGGGCCGGAGCGGCGGATGACGGACAGCAGATCGAGGGTGGCCGCGTCGATCCCCGCCGCGCGCAGCGCCCGGTCGCGGTCGTCGGCGAAGAGCTTTCCCAGCCACCAGATGGGGGTGACGATCTCGATCGACTCCGTGGGGGCACCCGGGCGCTCCCGCTGCCAGGCCGCGGCGATGTCCGCGGCGGAGTGGACGGCCCCGGGCTCCTCCGACGAGCCATAGGCACCGGGCTCGGGGACATCGGGGGTGGGGTCGGGGTCGGCCATGGATGCGTTCTCCTGTCGCCATGAGTTACGTTTAGACCTAAACGTAGCTGAGCGGAGGAGGACTTGTGAGCCGGACCGTGCTCATCACCGGTGGCACCAGCGGCATCGGCCGCGCCATCGCGGAGGCGTTCATCGCCGACCAGGCGGAGGTCTTCATCACCGGCCGCCACCCCGACACCGTCGAACAGACCGCCAAGGAGACGGGGGCGCACGGCGTCGTCTGTGACGCCGGCTCCCCCGAGCGGGTCGCCGCCCTCGCCGACCGGCTCGGCGAGCTGGACGTCCTGGTCAACGCGGCCGGCGGACTGCCCGAGGCGGCGTCCGACGGCCTCTCGCCCCTGGACGAGCTGCTCGCCCAGTGGCACAGCAGCCTGTCCCAGAACCTGCTCACCGCGGTGCTGACCACCGCCTCGGTCCAGGAGAAGCTGACCGGCGGCGGTTCCGTCATCAGCATCGGTTCGATCGGCGCCGAGCGCCGGGGCGGCTCGTACGGCGCGGCGAAGGCCGCCCTGGCCGCGTGGAACGCCTCGACCTCCGCCGAGCTCGCGCCGAAGGGCGTCACCTGCAATGTCATCTCCGCGGGCTTCATCGCCGGTACGAACTTCTTCCAGGGCCGGATGACCGACGAACGCCGCGCCGCGCTCGTGGCGGAGACCCACAACAAGCGTGCGGGCACTGTCTGGGACATCGCGCAGACCGCCTTCTTCCTCGCCTCGCCCGGCGCGCGGCACATCACCGGCCAGACCGTTCACGTCAACGGAGGCGCTTTCACCACGCGGTAGCACCTGCCCATCCGGCCGCCGGGCTGAGACCATGGCGGGGCGGGGAGCGCAGACCGAGGGGGAGTCGGGGCCGGTGCAGAAGAAGCAGATGATGGTGCTCGGCGCATTCGTGGTCGGGGTCCTGTGGATCAACAACCACGGTGACGGCAACACCCGCGACGACAAATCGCCGCATCCGCATCAGACGGCCCGGTACCCCATCCACTTCGAGAAGGACGACGGAAAGAAGGGCGACGGGAAGGGCACCAAGAAGCGGCCCGAACCGCGCTCAACGGTGTCCTATCCGATCAAGTTCCACCATCGGTGACGTCCATCTAGATCCAGGCCGCCTGGACCGACGTACGGAACCAGAACGCACGCTGACCACTTCCCGCCCTGCCACCGTCGATCCCCTTACCATGTGGAGACCTTCGAGACGGAACGTGATCAGGGGTGGGCATGAGCGGCAACACGCGGGGCGGCCGAAGGATTCCTCGGGAGGTTCATCAGGTACGCGAAGCCCTGCTCCGCGAGTTCGACGGGCTCATCAACGTTGACGACATCACGCATCCGGACCCCGTTGAGCGGCAAAGGGCCTTCCTCTCCAGGGCGCTGGCGGCCAAAGCCGC
This genomic interval from Streptomyces asiaticus contains the following:
- a CDS encoding lysophospholipid acyltransferase family protein, which encodes MRLMFRPRVEGAEGIPGSGPVILAGNHLTFIDSMILPLVCDRQVFFIGKDEYVTGKGLKGRLMAWFFTGVGMIPVDRDGGRGGVAALMTGRRVLEEGRVFGIYPEGTRSPDGRLYRGRTGIARLALMTGAPVVPFAMIGTDRIQPGGKGLPRPGKVEVRFGKPLEFTRYEGMDRDRYVLRAVTDEVMSEVMRLSGQEYVDIYATKAKSAA
- the argH gene encoding argininosuccinate lyase, translated to MSNGNSGDVRLWGGRFADGPSEALEKLSASVHFDWRLAPYDIAGSRAHARVLHTAGLLNPDELERMLAGLDRLEADVASGDFTGTIADEDVHTALERGLLERLGPDLGGKLRAGRSRNDQIATLFRMYLRDHARIVGGLIADLQQALVGLAEAHPDVAMPGRTHLQHAQPVLFAHHVLAHVQALSRDAERLRQWDERTAVSPYGSGALAGSSLGLDPQAVAADLGFERGSSANSLDGTASRDFVAEFAFITAMIGVDLSRIAEEIILWNTKEFSFVTLHDAFSTGSSIMPQKKNPDIAELARGKSGRLIGNLTGLLATLKALPLAYNRDLQEDKEPVFDSCDQLEVLLPAFTGMMATLTVNRERMEELAPAGFSLATDIAEWLVRQGVPFRVAHEVAGECVKECERTGIELDQLTDEQFAKISPHLTPEVRGVLNVQGALAARGGRGGTAPVAVRAQLAEVKEDLAAQYAWAGAKR
- a CDS encoding argininosuccinate synthase; the protein is MTERVVLAYSGGLDTSVAIGWIAEETGAEVIAVAVDVGQGGEDLDVIRKRALACGAVEAEVADAKDEFAEEYCLPAIKANALYMDRYPLVSALSRPTIVKHLVAAARKHGAGTVAHGCTGKGNDQVRFEAGISSLAPDLTCIAPVRDYAMTRDRAIAFCEAKGLPIATSKKSPYSIDQNVFGRAVETGFLEDIWNAPIEDVYEYTSNPAAPREADEVVITFDKGVPVAIDGERVTVLQAIQRLNERAGAQGVGRIDMVEDRLVGIKSREVYEAPGAIALITAHQELEAVTVERELARYKRQVEQRWGELVYDGLWFSPLKRALDGFIAEANEQVSGEIRMTLHGGRAVVTGRKSQASLYDFHLATYDTGDTFDQSLSKGFIEIFGMSSKIAAKRDLQQ
- a CDS encoding aldo/keto reductase, encoding MGVGRLAEIAAPGAGAARIGLGLAAVGRPAYINLGRDRDLPAERPVEVMRRRSHELLDAAYAAGVRYLDAARSYGRAEEFLADWLLERPDAARDVVVGSKWGYTYVAEWRTDAETHEVKDHGVETFERQRELTDALLGDRLDLYQIHSVTPESPALTDPGLHARLAGLAAEGVTVGVSTSGPRQAEAIRAALAVEVDGRPLFRTVQSTYNLLEPSAGAALAEAHAAGRAVIVKEAVANGRLTAAAERLPEALRRVTEETGATPDAVALAAVLHRPWVTVVLSGAATTDQLRSNLAAADLRLDESRLAQLEELAEPAETYWRHRSELPWA
- a CDS encoding SDR family NAD(P)-dependent oxidoreductase, giving the protein MSRTVLITGGTSGIGRAIAEAFIADQAEVFITGRHPDTVEQTAKETGAHGVVCDAGSPERVAALADRLGELDVLVNAAGGLPEAASDGLSPLDELLAQWHSSLSQNLLTAVLTTASVQEKLTGGGSVISIGSIGAERRGGSYGAAKAALAAWNASTSAELAPKGVTCNVISAGFIAGTNFFQGRMTDERRAALVAETHNKRAGTVWDIAQTAFFLASPGARHITGQTVHVNGGAFTTR
- a CDS encoding MarR family winged helix-turn-helix transcriptional regulator; this translates as MADPDPTPDVPEPGAYGSSEEPGAVHSAADIAAAWQRERPGAPTESIEIVTPIWWLGKLFADDRDRALRAAGIDAATLDLLSVIRRSGPPYALSTREIARRTMVTAGAISQRVARAERDGLVVRRPGTTGRRTVLVCLTAEGHALIERSVDTVLGREARLVRGLSDEERTVLAGLLDRLMADVRRRTER
- a CDS encoding alpha/beta fold hydrolase, with translation MTVPSPDFVMLRGRRFAVTDFGGPGDPVLALHGHFGRGRMYAPLAAALAPERRVIALDQRGHGLTGGGGPFTLDEYVADAAALLRELDLGPVPVVAHSTGAVGAYALAARHPDLVSALVVEDIGAVTDRPVVSHPVLDVSGWPTWAVDREKLRAAIESRGIPDASYFLDSAEPDPQSGGWRLLFEPSHMMASQQAMCGDFWDDWLGSSCPALLMRGEHSSLLPPGHAHEMATRRPNTRLREFAGCGHWIHDDAPRPYTRAVRSFLSLL